The genomic interval TCGGCTTCTAGCTTTTTGATCATCTCAGCCAACACCTTGCTTATTACAGCAGTATCGGCATCCCCCAAAATAGAATCGGTTACCAGATGAAGTTCCTCAGGTCCGCGGGATAACAGATCCTTTCTCAATTGTGTAGCCTCGATACGGGAAGAACCGACTGAAAGCGCGAGCAGTCTGCTACCGGTAGTGTTAGCCAGCTGAACTCCAGCTTCTATAGCTTGAAGGTCATAATCGCTGATTTGCCATTCAGCCTTATCGAGACTGTATGAGCCGTCCGGCCGGATTTCTATGTCCTGGGTATTGGGAACAAATTTGCAACAGACAACAATATTCATGTTCTTCCTCCTTTCCTCTTTATAGAATTTATAATCGGATTTTAACAGAGGAGAATAATCGGGAAATCAACAACGAATCAACAACGAATCAACAACGTTATTTGATAAACATACTTCTATTAATATCGCCTGAGATTTTATTGATTTATCAACAACATATTTTGGCATTAAACAAAAAGAAAATAACATCTTTTGATATATTTGTTGATTATACGTTGCTTATGTAGTTATTCCTCATCAATAAAATATACTCAAAGTCATAGTTGCTAACAGATATACTAGGTAAGCTGATTTTGTTCAGTTCTAGAAATCAAAACTGAAAGGGGTTATAAGAGTGGGGTTATCATATGCTACAAATTCACACTTGATGTCCGGGAGATCAAAGTCAATGCCGATGGCTCAACCAGTCTAAGAACAGAAAGGAGGTTCACAAATGAGTGACTATGATGCCATTGTGGTAGGGGCGGGACCGGCCGGTTTAGCTGCCGCCTACAGGCTTGCTAAGGCAGGCGCGGAAGTCTTGGTGATAGAGCGTGGCTCTTACCCCGGGGCGAAAAACCTCTCAGGCGGGCTGTTGTTTGGCCGGATTCTGAGGGAACTTATCCCTGAGTTTCCGCAGGAAGCGCCTCTGGAGCGCCACATCAACCGCTATATTTTAACCTTCATGACTAAGGACTCCACATTCAACCTTGACTTTAAGGGCCAGGGCTTTTCGCAGGAACCGCATAACGGTTATTCGGTTCTGCGGGCTAAGTTTGATCGTTGGTTGGGGGAAAAAGCCGAAGAAGCCGGAGCCACCCTTATTACTAATATTAAGGTTGATTCACTGCTTATGGAAAACAACGTTGTTAAAGGTATTGTGGCCGGGGAAGAAGAAATGACGGCGAATGTCGTAATCGCTGCCGATGGGGTCCTTTCCTTTCTCGCTGAACAAGCCGGTCTCCGTGATCGGTACAATCCTGCTAACTTTGCCGTCGGGGTAAAAGAATTGATCGGATTGGACCGAACTACGCTGGAAGAACGTTTTGGTCTTACCGGTAATGAAGGTACCGAATACGCTATGCTCGGCTATCCGACCAAAGGTGTTTCCGGAGGCGCTTTTTTCTATACGAATGCCGATAGTATTTCGGTTGGTCTGGTCATGCATATAGATCACACCAGTTCCCATCAGGTCAGCCCGTCCGAGGTCCTGGAGGATTTTCTGGCTCATCCCGCTATTGCACCGCTGATCCGCGGCGGCAAGGTATTGGAGTACGGTGCCCATGTTGTGCCTGAAGGCGGCTACAACGCGCTCCAGAAACTATTCACCGACGGTCTTTTAGTAGTTGGCGATGCGGCCGGCTTGGGTTCCAATAACGGCTTTACGGTAAGAGGGATGGATTTGGCGATAGCCTCCGGCATTTATGCTGCAGATACAATCCTGGAGGCTAAAGCCAAAGGTGACTTCTCGGCCGCAACACTGGCCTCGTATAAAAAGAAATTAGAAGACAGTTTTGTGCTCAAAGACATGAAAACCTATGCCGGTGCGGCAGCTTTCATGAAGGGTGATCGGCTATTTAACGCCTATCCAAAATTGGTGGAAGGCATATTCACTTCTATCTATACCCAGCAGAGTACCCCGAAGGAGAATCTTCTGAAGAGCGTATTGAAGGCCAGAAAAGAGAGCGGTGTTACCTACATGAGCTTGGGTAGTGATGTTTGGAAGGCGGTGAAAAATCTATGAACGGCTTGAGTGTTCCAGAAAAGCTTTCTATTAATAAGTATGAACTCGACGAGAGTCCGCACATCAAGGTTGACCAAGAAATCTGCCGGAAACGTTGTCAGAACAGGGTCTGTTTGTTTATTTGTCCCGCCAAGGTCTACAATGAACAGAATGGTGAACTTGCTGTCGATCACGCGGGCTGCCTGGAATGCGGTACTTGTTTAGTCGCCTGTACCCAGAAAGCCATAGATTGGCAATACCCGGCAGGCGGTTTTGGCATAGTCTATCGAAACGGTTAAACAAAAAATTTGATTAAAAATGGTTCAAGAAACTAATAAGAGCGGTGAAGAACACCACTCCAAAACAATTATCTGTGCTCACTTCGCTTAGCAGTAGGTGGGCACGGATTTAATTATGTTACATTGTAAGCACACGGAGAAGCCTTCTCTACTTTGCCATTTTTCGTTATCTTTCCGTAGAGTTTTTAGAGGTTCTCCTTATTATTCTGAACAGACAGAGCAATATTTGAATGAAGCCATTGACGCCGGGATGGAGTTAATAGCTGATAGGCACCTTCTCTCACCATAGGATTATGAAAAGCATAACCTTGTTCATTGTCAATAACTATAAAACCTTTTTCCAACAACTCTTCAATGCCTCTGAGCACCTCTGTTTGGGATAAATTAGTCGCCTTAACTATTGTAGCGTAATCGAAAACTTTACCGAAAACTGCGGCGGCATCTATAACATTGCGGGCTTGCTCCGACAGACCAACAAATTGCGAAAAAAGTCCGTCCTTAATAGTCTGAGGTAAAACAGATTTATTAATAATAGAATTAATATCCACATTACCTTCGGGTGCCGCTTCAATTTCATCTCGAACATATCTGAGCAACT from Dehalobacter sp. carries:
- a CDS encoding 4Fe-4S dicluster domain-containing protein; this translates as MNGLSVPEKLSINKYELDESPHIKVDQEICRKRCQNRVCLFICPAKVYNEQNGELAVDHAGCLECGTCLVACTQKAIDWQYPAGGFGIVYRNG
- a CDS encoding FAD-dependent oxidoreductase, which gives rise to MSDYDAIVVGAGPAGLAAAYRLAKAGAEVLVIERGSYPGAKNLSGGLLFGRILRELIPEFPQEAPLERHINRYILTFMTKDSTFNLDFKGQGFSQEPHNGYSVLRAKFDRWLGEKAEEAGATLITNIKVDSLLMENNVVKGIVAGEEEMTANVVIAADGVLSFLAEQAGLRDRYNPANFAVGVKELIGLDRTTLEERFGLTGNEGTEYAMLGYPTKGVSGGAFFYTNADSISVGLVMHIDHTSSHQVSPSEVLEDFLAHPAIAPLIRGGKVLEYGAHVVPEGGYNALQKLFTDGLLVVGDAAGLGSNNGFTVRGMDLAIASGIYAADTILEAKAKGDFSAATLASYKKKLEDSFVLKDMKTYAGAAAFMKGDRLFNAYPKLVEGIFTSIYTQQSTPKENLLKSVLKARKESGVTYMSLGSDVWKAVKNL